A stretch of the Theileria equi strain WA chromosome 1, complete sequence genome encodes the following:
- a CDS encoding hypothetical protein (encoded by transcript BEWA_030820A) has product MLLKYGHSLSPVRNWFIGNGLCSRLAYPTNLASDRTFTHYASSSYYDKLVKDANDLCVGLKYTNVANILTKFISSNHDTAVLKEIYPSSANNLDKVAEIDNCLTILQVCKILKFNDFDLISPLSESIRLCILKLSRDSGEHDVSGLAGAGIRPIIFAICKLFNDLGIMYDPLFLAISDIIHKEISVLNWDEINLLLSTYSNQKYNDVEIIGQIIKKISEDNLEGLSPNLAISLYSSLLFLECLSSAVKLKLEDRFIIRESDAIRFNEDLDITQLANIAYSNLLLNFLTSEDLNLITSSLSRTAELLGKSKGRDYDKKYSRQLTIIVSFLKCLYPNYYNTLSGSYL; this is encoded by the exons ATGTTATTAAAATATGGTCATTCTCTAAGCCCAGTCAGAAATTGGTTCATTGGGAATGGCTTGTGTAGTCGCCTAGCTTATCCTACTAATTTAGCTTCTGATCGCACCTTTACACATTATGCATCAAGCTCTTACTACGATAAACTTGTTAAAGATGCCAACGATCTCTGTGTTGGCCTCAAATATACGAACGTCGCGAATATCTTAACAAAGTTCATATCCAGCAACCATGATACTGCTGTATTGAAGGAAATATATCCTTCAAGCGCAAATAATTTAGACAAAGTCGCAGAAATTGACAATTGCCTCACGATTTTGCAA GTGTGTAAAATCCTCAAGTTTAACGATTTTGACTTGATATCACCTCTTTCTGAGAGCATTAGACTATGTATACTCAAATTATCTCGTGATTCTGGCGAACATGATGTTTCAGGCTTGGCTGGCGCCGGCATCAGGCCAATCATCTTTG CaatttgtaaattattTAACGATTTGGGAATAATGTATGATCCCCTATTCTTGGCGATATCAGATATTATACACAAGGAAATAAGCG TTCTTAACTGGGATGAAATCAACCTTCTACTCTCAACTTACTCCAATCAAAAGTACAATGATGTTGAAATAATAGGTCAGATTATTAAAAAAATATCA GAGGATAATTTGGAAGGGCTATCCCCTAATTTGGCGATATCTCTCTATTCAAGTCTCTTATTTTTAGAGTGTCTATCTAGTGCTGTTAAATTAAAACTTGAGGATCGTTTTATCATCCGTGAATCTGACGCTATACGATTTAATGAGGACCTAGATATTACTCAACTAGCCAACATCGCATATTCAAATTTGTTGCTAAATTTTCTGACTAGTGAAGATTTAAATCTGATCACTAGCTCTCTCTCAAG AACGGCGGAGTTACTCGGAAAAAGTAAGGGCAGGGATTATGATAAAAAGTACTCAAG GCAACTGACAATAATTGTCTCATTTTTAAAGTGCCTATACCCAAACTACTATAATACTTTGAGCGGTAGTTATCTGTAA
- a CDS encoding hypothetical protein (encoded by transcript BEWA_030830A), producing the protein MKIRHDTNVYKNGLLLDIVEQDKNLVWLCNSYHRFYATTFNFTANQKLMIKLIKAFGYKLCLINYYQWGKMKCKRTRFAFLRMARYYALNDKREYDQHYAGWSLPYIWWNSKGRDQSHISLYEPNVP; encoded by the exons ATGAAAATAAGACACGACACCAATGTTTACAAGAATGGGCTACTTTTAGACATTGTAGAACAAGACAAAAATCTAGTTTGGCTTTGCAATTCCTATCATAGATTCTATGCTACAACCTTCAACTTCACGGCTAATCAGaaattgatgataaaattgATAAAGGCCTTTGGATATAAACTATGCTTAATAAACTATTATCAATGGGGAAAGATGAAGTGTAAGAGGACAAGATTTGCATTTTTGCGTATGGCTAGGTACTATGCCCTGAATGACAAAAG GGAGTACGATCAACACTACGCCGGCTGGAGTTTGCCTTATATTTGGTGGAACTCCAAGGGAAGGGACCAATCGCATATTTCTCTATATGAGCCGAACGTTCCTTAG
- a CDS encoding TBC domain containing protein (encoded by transcript BEWA_030840A) gives MEFSHPDKQKKPLLKRASYHLFGLSKRMMKRTINNIQSMTNTAEEAHSEYDNYGFSMDENQFASGIEMYEKDFETKKERRLKRWENVPVSESWMDFDSDDFKLLVRKGIPDNLRPLMWKKLLGADELIAMNDGIYQKMVEMPPAKEISDQISLDINRTFPTHKNYKVNSFGTVMLRNVLIAFANYIPAVNYCQSLNYLTATLLIFMNEEEAFWCLVQIINSKIPGRGLKIIGYYNNGMIELKRDVLVLEFIIQSRLKKLYRHLKMNGIDLMWICAEWFLCLFTISLPMTTVVRIWDSLFLEGDKILFRIGFSLFKLHEQRILALSSDKDLLIYCKTMSKSVLQHDEFLKIAFYNLSSFSRKDIQQYREQAMRMIN, from the exons ATGGAGTTTAGTCACCCTGATAAGCAAAAGAAACCCCTGCTCAAGCGGGCCAGTTATCATCTATTTGGACTATCcaagaggatgatgaaaaggacaaTCAATAACATACAATCAATGACCAATACCGCTGAAGAAGCTCATTCTGAATATGACAACTATGGGTTTTCGATGGACGAGAATCAATTCGCGTCCGGAATCGAGATGTATGAGAAAGATTTTGAGACTAAGAAAGAGCGCCGTCTGAAAAG GTGGGAGAACGTGCCTGTATCTGAGTCATGGATGGATTTTGATTCGGACGACTTCAAATTGCTTGTAAGAAAAGGAATACCTGATAATTTGCG GCCACTGATGTGGAAAAAATTATTGGGAGCTGATGAGCTTATAGCAATGAATGATGGAATCTATCAAAA GATGGTGGAAATGCCACCAGCAAAGGAGATATCAGACCAAATAAGTTTGGATATAAATCGTACATTTCCAACTCACAAGAATTATAAGGTTAATTCGTTTGGAACTGTAATGTTGCGCAATGTTTTGATAGCATTTGCAAACTACATTCCCGCGGTCAATTACTGCCAG AGTCTAAACTATTTGACAGCAACACTGTTGATATTTATGAACGAAGAGGAGGCCTTTTGGTGCCTCGTACAGATTATTAACAGCAAAATCCCAGGGAGGGGCTTGAAAATCATAG GGTATTATAATAATGGAATGATAGAATTGAAACGGGATGTTTTAGTTCTAGAATTCATTATCCAAAGTAGGCTCAAAAAACTTTATAGACACCTAAA gatgaatggaatCGATTTAATGTGGATATGCGCTGAATGGTTCTTGTGTCTGTTCACGATTTCATTACCAATGACAACAGTGGTTAGAATTTGGGACTCCCTATTCCTGGAGGGTGACAAGATTCTCTTTAGAATAGGATTCTCTCTTTTCAAACTACATGAACAAAGAATATTGGCTCTAAGTTCGGACAAGGATTTGCTCATTTACTGCAAAACCATGTCAAAAAGTGTCTTACAACACGACGAGTTTCTTAAAATCGCATTCTACAATCTTTCATCTTTCAGCAGAAAGGATATACAACAATATAGAGAACAAGCAATGAGAATGataaattaa
- a CDS encoding mitogen-activated protein kinase 2, putative (encoded by transcript BEWA_030850A), which yields MTNNLRCDKVNKHGPYDTSKHGTRDNHYENYHPTFVAGSKKYMEDNTAVIKHVNKQASVRNRVSSVDTDVPPTFYRRVLSSRRETSIGSADISSSLMTEYAATSRKDSIQNERYKPNRYSSVHTLEKNSNIKVHVHNGIKWELTDRYKFIDMVGSGSYGHVCRAYDLQENKFVAIKRIHKVFDDLIDCKRILREIAILNRLDHPNVVRILDILVPRNLETFDVLYVVLEIAASDIKQLVRSPAFLNENHIRMLIYNLLSGVHYLHSVGIYHRDLKPANCLVNRDCSIKICDFGLARTTTLSDGYPEDLSNTGRSLYSSNSIISNTTRTISENTCYTSQSVPDTFRQFYNEEMPQIHRMRLNAQMTRQLTGHVVTRWYRAPELILLQENYTFAIDVWSIGCIFAELLNMMKQNISEPSDRSPLFPGTSCFPLSPDNKNSGNKNSRNTDQLNIIFNVIGTPSEEDVDSIEKPDVRRYVRLFGERPSVNLYERFHGTSGEAIDLLSKMLTFNPSKRITVKEALQHPYFSNITKGKEISEYSEKIRLPFNDWISMSESQLRYAFLREIQRYHDDFKIPVKIIYRS from the coding sequence ATGACTAATAACCTACGGTGCGATAAGGTTAACAAACATGGTCCCTATGATACTTCTAAACATGGAACTAGGGATAACCATTATGAGAATTATCACCCTACTTTTGTAGCTGGCTCAAAAAAGTATATGGAGGATAACACGGCTGTAATAAAGCATGTGAATAAACAGGCATCTGTGCGAAACAGAGTTAGTTCTGTGGATACAGATGTACCACCAACCTTCTATAGGAGAGTATTGTCGTCCAGAAGGGAAACCTCAATTGGTAGTGCAGACATATCATCTAGTTTAATGACGGAATATGCAGCTACATCTAGAAAGGATAGCATACAAAACGAAAGGTACAAACCAAATAGATACTCCAGCGTCCACACCCTAGAGAAGAATAGTAATATAAAAGTGCATGTACACAATGGTATTAAGTGGGAGCTAACAGATCGCTATAAGTTTATTGACATGGTTGGATCAGGCTCGTATGGACATGTTTGTAGAGCTTATGATCTACAAGAAAATAAGTTCGTAGCTATAAAACGGATTCACAAGGTGTTTGATGATTTAATTGATTGCAAAAGAATCTTACGCGAAATTGCAATTTTGAATCGCTTGGATCATCCAAATGTAGTTAGGATATTGGACATCTTGGTACCAAGGAATTTGGAAACATTTGATGTATTATACGTCGTTTTAGAAATCGCAGCATCGGATATAAAACAACTAGTTAGGTCACCCGCATTCTTGAATGAGAATCACATTCGCATGTTGATTTACAACTTGTTATCAGGTGTAcattatcttcattctGTTGGTATATATCACAGAGATTTAAAGCCAGCGAATTGTTTGGTTAATAGGGATTGTAGTATAAAGATTTGTGATTTTGGCCTTGCAAGGACCACCACACTATCCGATGGTTATCCAGAGGACCTTTCAAACACAGGCAGATCATTGTATAGTAGCAACAGTATTATTAGTAATACTACTAGAACAATATCAGAGAACACTTGTTACACATCTCAATCCGTTCCGGATACATTTAGGCAATTTTATAACGAAGAGATGCCACAGATTCATAGAATGAGATTGAATGCACAAATGACAAGACAACTGACAGGTCATGTGGTAACTAGATGGTACAGGGCTCCTGAACTTATTTTGCTACAGGAGAATTATACATTTGCGATTGATGTTTGGTCTATAGGTTGTATATTTGCAGAATTATTAAATATGATGAAACAGAATATTAGCGAACCATCGGACAGATCTCCACTATTTCCGGGGACATCATGCTTTCCATTGTCTCCTGATAATAAAAATTCTGGGAACAAGAACTCCAGGAATACAGATCAGTTGAACATTATCTTTAACGTAATTGGGACACCTTCTGAGGAGGATGTTGATTCAATAGAGAAACCAGATGTTAGAAGATATGTTCGACTTTTTGGTGAGAGACCCTCGGTGAATTTGTACGAGAGGTTTCATGGTACATCTGGCGAAGCAATAGATTTGCTCTCTAAAATGTTGACGTTTAATCCGAGCAAGAGGATTACAGTGAAGGAAGCCCTTCAGCATCCATATTTTAGTAACATAACAAAGGGAAAAGAAATTTCAGAGTATTCAGAAAAGATCAGACTTCCATTCAATGACTGGATTAGCATGTCAGAATCACAACTTAGGTATGCATTCTTAAGAGAGATACAAAGATATCACGATGATTTTAAGATTCCCGTTAAAATAATCTATCGCTCataa
- a CDS encoding hypothetical protein (encoded by transcript BEWA_030860A) — MDSISIPNDADSDGNTEFASEYYKDFPKLSAGYIVSEKPTFLNFDSVLCVINNQKCSLYDSKSGSKLSSTNLNDEMVVGAKSFTFDGRYEILISGSSNGVISCYNVNKGGNSLDLLIRAKISCKRLLSVDVSPDSGAILLIYLTNKESITTEISVMTFDFLGIIKSTEIDVNQAIDLDPSSSDCKHVKSFKRVCSLLSKVDVYATNRRLNLVGIGIGKSVLILNIATYRITYFELIGSVCCMAFDSRNFMALGDSTGRIIIYDLDHSDDGNENLVMVCDMPQSYFDLNPIHLRQKANFLTTNRKLYSKDEDFGYLKNFARLPISARSLHWHAHGVNCMSFNRDGSILLSGGEEGVLVIWHLNSNSKKFVTRLGSAIFHLGISNSEDLYFAACEANEIFFIDPSALSIKSRISGLSIPMSIGIKSTKEYTQLPLESPAEALEENTDITYSNVNVESHVPIFKYWPHVYNDLVNASKKDAESTMIGGNVVVSSRPNKLQIFNYVKDCEIGSLDLKTVNIISRQDDEFGEDWNLDEMCVSSDGLVVLTIQSRKVLHTTDTIDEPSMLYPQFEHETLSNNKKSTLKFWVRMHDKEGLGFVAHTKISNPHTHKVTYVAQISNTYAFLTASMDSEFKIWNVVKKAVFPNNLGFVTYSDSDLKELKGKSFKNETVDDYIWICVSVGSYRNMPCITASINESGNLICVVHDLAVSVWEINKKRQFEFVKAVMVNQPKYALEKNDIITHKSDVSFIKFISPYESRFVIISGSKRLCIWDITNDKSLWEYPITEDQEIDKVIYERLLPNILVVTTSHIDNGKYVGTLEMYLFDISNENVVMKEIFSQKRSISRMVLNMCLSPSAIDPSVFNTKNNDLQLPVFPFNFVYTTLVLLTSNFQIETIAIMSELYKNEPPKIFTIDSVERSMDKTTVGNGISEGDDLDIFEQILNLQKEQLKHYKKRKERINLTEQFCKANEWNYRAKNPIPENLVNSVVDVGCPSHSLPAPNVVFNRLANILGTMHPDY, encoded by the exons ATGGATTCCATCAGTATTCCAAATGACGCGGACTCAGACGGGAATACCGAGTTTGCCTCGGAATACTACAAGGATTTCCCAAAACTGTCAGCTGGCTATATTGTATCCGAAAAACCGACGTTTCTGAACTTTGATTCTGTTCTCTGTGTTATAAATAATCAAAAATGCAGCTTATACGATTCCAAAAGTGGATCTAAGCTCTCTAGCACGAATTTGAATGATGAAATG GTTGTTGGCGCCAAGTCGTTTACCTTTGACGGAAGATACGAAATACTCATCTCTGGATCCTCCAATGGAGTGATATCCTGCTACAACGTGAACAAAGGTGGAAACTCACTGGATCTGCTAATAAGGGCTAAAATATCTTGTAAGCGTCTCTTGTCAGTCGATGTGAGTCCAGACTCCGGCGCCATACTGCTCATATACTTGACTAACAAGGAATCCATTACAACTGAAATATCGGTCATGACTTTTGATTTTCTTGGCATTATAAAAAGTACTGAGATAGACGTCAACCAAGCCATAGATTTGGATCCCTCTAGCTCTGATTGCAAGCATGTAAAGTCATTCAAAAGAGTATGTTCGTTGCTCTCTAAAGTTGATGTGTATGCCACCAACAGAAGGTTGAATCTTGTTGGAATAGGGATTGGAAAGTCTGTGTTGATTTTAAATATCGCAACTTATAGAATCACATACTTCGAACTAATCGGAAGTGTATGCTGTATGGCATTCGACTCAAGAAATTTTATGGCTCTAGGTGATTCTACCGGGCGTATTATTATATATGATTTGGATCATTCGGATGATGGCAATGAAAACCTTGTAATGGTTTGTGATATGCCCCAATCATATTTTGACTTGAACCCTATCCATCTCAGACAAAAGGCTAATTTCCTGACTACGAATAGGAAGTTGTATAGtaaagatgaggatttTGGCTATCTTAAAAATTTTGCTCGATTGCCCATCTCTGCAAGATCACTCCATTGGCACGCTCATGGCGTTAATTGCATGTCTTTCAATAGGGATGGTTCAATTTTGCTTTCCGGAGGTGAGGAAGGTGTTTTGGTGATTTGGCATTTGAATAGCAATTccaaaaaatttgtaaCTAGACTAGGATCAGCAATATTTCATCTTGGAATATCAAACTCTGAAGACCTTTATTTTGCTGCCTGTGAGGCCAAcgaaatattttttattgATCCATCTGCACTCTCTATAAAAAGTCGCATTTCTGGTCTGTCTATTCCCATGAGTATTGGAATTAAGTCGACTAAGGAATACACCCAACTGCCATTGGAATCTCCTGCTGAGGCTTTAGAAGAAAACACAGATATAACATATTCAAACGTGAATGTAGAATCTCATGTTccaatttttaaatattgGCCACATGTATACAATGATCTTGTAAATGCATCGAAAAAGGATGCAGAATCGACAATGATTGGAGGAAATGTAGTTGTCTCCTCCAGGCCGAACAAGTTGCAAATCTTCAACTATGTTAAAGATTGTGAAATAGGGTCACTTGATCTAAAAACTGTGAATATAATAAGTAGGCAAGACGACGAATTCGGTGAAGACTGGAATTTAGATGAAATGTGTGTATCAAGTGATGGTCTGGTAGTTTTAACAATACAGTCCAGAAAGGTTTTGCATACTACTGACACAATTGATGAACCTTCAATGCTATACCCACAGTTTGAACACGAAACTCTGAGTAACAATAAAAAGAGTACCCTCAAATTTTGGGTAAGAATGCATGACAAGGAGGGATTAGGATTTGTGGCTCACACGAAGATATCCAACCCACATACACACAAAGTTACATATGTTGCACAAATTTCCAACACATATGCATTTTTGACTGCTTCGATGGATTCTGAGtttaaaatatggaatgtAGTAAAAAAGGCTGTTTTTCCAAACAACTTGGGTTTTGTAACATATAGTGATTCTGATTTAAAAGAATTAAAGGGTAAATCATTCAAAAATGAAACTGTAGATGATTACATATGGATTTGTGTTTCTGTTGGATCATATAGAAACATGCCTTGTATTACTGCATCGATTAATGAATCTGGAAATCTCATTTGTGTTGTTCACGATTTAGCTGTTTCTGTTTGGGAAATTAATAAAAAGAGACAATTTGAATTTGTTAAGGCTGTAATGGTTAATCAACCGAAGTATGCTCTTGAAAAAAATGATATAATTACACACAAGAGCGATGTATcattcatcaaatttatctCTCCCTATGAAAGCAGATTTGTGATCATATCAGGCTCCAAAAGGTTGTGTATTTGGGATATTACCAATGACAAATCACTATGGGAATATCCTATTACAGAGGATCAAGAAATTGACAAGGTTATTTATGAAAGGCTCCTTCCAAACATACTTGTAGTTACTACCTCGCACATTGATAATGGAAAGTATGTTGGAACTCTGGAAATGTATTTGTTTGATATTTCTAATGAGAATGTAGTAATGAAGGAAATTTTCAGCCAAAAGAGGTCAATCTCCAGAATGGTATTGAACATGTGTTTATCACCATCTGCCATAGATCCTTCTGTGTTTAATACGAAAAATAACGATCTGCAGTTACCTGTATTCCCATTTAATTTTGTATACACCACGTTGGTACTCTTGACGTCAAACTTCCAAATAGAAACAATCGCAATAATGTCAGaattatacaaaaatgAACCCCCAAAAATTTTCACCATCGATTCTGTTGAGAGAAGTATGGACAAAACGACAGTCGGAAATGGTATATCAGAGGGTGACGATTTGGATATATTCGAACAGATTCTAAATCTACAAAAGGAACAACTG AAGCATTACAAAAAGAGAAAGGAACGTATCAACCTTACAGAGCAATTTTGTAAAGCTAACGAGTGGAATTATCGCGCGAAAAACCCTATTCCAGAAAATTTAGTAAATTCAGTTGTAGACGTGGGATGTCCTTCCCACTCTTTACCCGCACCAAATGTAGTATTTAATAGGCTAGCAAATATACTGGGAACAATGCACCCGGATTACTAG
- a CDS encoding hypothetical protein (encoded by transcript BEWA_030870A) produces the protein MSTFISPVAKECITKIQYLLQNTLFTYAEIVSSLSPEAGAELNEGLSNIGVIPPEGTEAPTNLNENKDVDSTSAPFAISEKVDRLVTLNSQLQMCVDSLPDSSLSKDELKIKIAILDEECQNASQELKSLYQELDSAYKIIKQGLKEELEQSEFK, from the exons ATGTCTACATTTATTTCTCCAGTAGCCAAGGAATGTATCACCAAAATTCAGTACCTTCTTCAGAATACTCTCTTCACATACGCG GAGATTGTGTCTTCACTGTCCCCCGAAGCTGGTGCTGAACTGAATGAAGGGTTATCGAACATAGGAGTCATACCTCCTGAGGGTACAGAAGCTCCTACGAATCTCAATGAAAACAAAGATGTCGACAGCACAAGTGCGCCATTTGCGATATCGGAAAAGGTTGACAGATTGGTCACTCTGAACAGTCAACTTCAAATGTGTGTGGACTCACTACCGgattcttcattatccaaG GACGAGCTAAAGATAAAGATTGCAATCCTCGATGAGGAATGCCAAAATGCATCGCAAGAACTCAAGAGTTTGTATCAAGAGCTTGATTCAGCTTATAAAATTATAAAGCAAGGGCTAAAGGAGGAATTGGAGCAAAGTGAATTTAAATAG
- a CDS encoding hypothetical protein (encoded by transcript BEWA_030880A), translated as MDASAYAALPRVVLDNGSGFIKIGHASTKKPPYVIPNCVGQIKKKFGSQYYNDTLSSTSTEQTSNLNTHTNDSQYVSEGCYTLMEYFCMRPHTSSLLYDSNRQRAIWDKLIGRVNPSNTGNVLSYSNVLGIAPESTAICVTEPNLCPVQARQAAAEIIFEDFGFPLAAFIPSQTANAHYYDSAITRQFTSKSAQNELVLKSYPDPIPKYQTSTDTSCCLVIDCGFGTTHSVPFVNCKPIQNAALRTSLAGSSLNAYLKNTTALRFVNLEFNELVVQHMKEESCYISRNFDLELRAAKNLQRIPGNNLLRHRYFLPNYNTRSKTVMTRHFTTYREAPAPLLGENNENEVKKLADGDVDSLEKLEALIPSSNEPNFETSQDSLLEHESILNPDIMENNNQHIDLFAERFSIPEILFSPQDINIRDCGIVELAYRTIALSPPQIQPLLASNIFLCGGSTKFPGFTERFYTDIRKLLPTEWDVSVYSSEDPSLSAFYGAKIWTNDDSLFLSNAITRSIYFENGGSIINTNDMMKAKAAE; from the exons ATGGACGCATCAGCTTATGCAGCGCTTCCTAGAGTCGTTCTAGACAACGGCTCTGGCTTCATAAAGATTGGACACGCTTCCACCAAGAAGCCACCATACGTAATTCCTAATTGTGTAGGACAAATCAAAAAGAAATTCGGTTCACAGTACTACAATGACACGCTTTCATCAACATCCACAGAACAGACTAGTAACTTGAATACTCACACAAATGACTCTCAATATGTATCAGAGGGGTGTTATACACTCATGGAATACTTTTGTATGCGACCGCATACCAGCAGTTTGTTATATGATTCTAATCGTCAAAGAGCTATATGGGACAAATTGATAGGAAGAGTGAATCCTTCCAACACTGGGAATGTTCTCAGTTATAGCAACGTCTTGGGTATCGCTCCTGAAAGCACAGCAATTTGCGTAACGGAACCTAATCTCTGCCCAGTTCAAGCTAGACAAGCTGCGGCTGAAATCAtttttgaagattttggatTCCCATTAGCGGCTTTTATTCCATCACAAACAGCCAACGCGCACTATTATGATTCTGCTATAACTAGGCAGTTTACTAGCAAATCTGCACAAAATGAACTGGTGTTAAAATCGTACCCTGACCCTATTCCAAAGTACCAAACCTCAACTGACACATCATGTTGTTTAGTAATAGATTGTGGATTTGGTACTACACATTCTGTGCCATTTGTAAATTGTAAACCCATACAAAATGCGGCTCTTCGTACTTCATTAGCTGGATCGTCTCTAAACGCGTATCTGAAGAATACTACTGCTCTAAGATTCGTCAACTTAGAATTCAATGAACTAGTAGTGCAGCAC ATGAAGGAGGAATCATGCTATATTTCAAGAAATTTCGATCTGGAATTGAGGGCAGccaaaaatttgcaaagaaTACCGGGAAACAATCTATTGCGACACAGATATTTTCTTCCAAACTATAATACTCGATCG AAAACCGTAATGACGAGACACTTTACAACTTATCGCGAAGCACCTGCACCTTTACTTGGTGAAAATAATGAGAATGAGGTTAAAAAACTAGCCGATGGTGATGTAGACAGTCTTGAAAAACTTGAGGCGCTTATTCCCAGTAGCAATGAACCAAATTTCGAAACATCGCAAGATTCTCTATTGGAACATGAATCGATTTTAAATCCAGACATTATGGAAAATAATAATCAACATATTGATCTCTTTGCAGAAAGATTCTCCATTCCTGAAATTCTATTCAGTCCACAGGATATTAATATAAGGGATTGCGGAATAGTAGAACTTGCCTATCGCACAATAGCCCTTTCTCCTCCGCAGATACAACCACTTCTGGCCAGTAATATTTTTCTTTGTGGCGGCTCCACAAAGTTCCCAGGATTCACAGAAAGATTCTATACTGACATTAGGAAATTGTTGCCAAcg GAATGGGATGTTTCTGTGTACTCATCAGAGGATCCTTCACTTTCAGCATTTTACGGTGCCAAGATATGGACAAATGATGATTCTCTCTTTTTATCAAACGCCATTACCAGAAGCATCTACTTTGAAAACGGAGGAAGTATAATAAACACCAACGACATGATGAAGGCCAAAGCCGCAGAATAA
- a CDS encoding hypothetical protein (encoded by transcript BEWA_030890A), whose product MRLYAGSFKNKFRSNRKPKPAPPQVKPQTTITEEDKKLIEQKYKENIAITDTASYLEKINMEILNDEFEPFLCLFDSEEIKKEDLVGFDPPYGLVPRDKYELWKLCGHVCDPQHPMSSQSLTTRIFTQRLFGDKDKVTRDEFNHTIEYKMRFYTPGYGDIFYMDKIRCWRGWLLVRDCQEGPEDIPNYTSIYPVARQPNEVTLSKVIRSLNSEVNRQGVHPALLDMFWNFFTSDKEILTRHTVTYKLNWVIDRLKNLLDMEGIHPDAFYKIFFEPAKKALLNFDKEAFAREQERRLDFIKLHDKLISENAALRKRNRILKAVYNSEMRNLYKIPIPKCYVRYERRRLAGYYNLLAEMHARQQRRRELPKELRKINVGSQTKKEKKPREKKASRRNKRLGRG is encoded by the exons ATGAGGTTATATGCAGGTTCTTTCAAGAATAAGTTTCGATCTAATAGGAAACCTAAACCTGCACCTCCACAAGTTAAGCCACAAACCACAATTACCGAAGAAGACAAAAAGCTGATTgaacaaaaatataaagagAATATTGCAATTACGGATACGGCAtcatatttggaaaagattAACATGGAAATCCTCAACGAT gaaTTTGAGCCAtttctttgtctttttgACTCtgaagaaattaaaaaggaagaCTTAGTAGGATTTGATCCACCATATGGACTGGTTCCTCGTGATAAATACGAGCTATGGAAGCTCTGCGGGCATGTTTGTGATCCTCAGCATCCCATGAGTTCGCAATCTCTCACAACGCGCATATTTACACAAAGACTTTTCGGAGA taaAGATAAAGTGACTCGTGATGAATTTAATCATACAATCGAGTATAAGATGAGATTTTATACTCCTGGTTATGGCGACATCTTCTACATGGACAAAATTCGTTGCTGGAGAGGATGGCTTCTTGTTAGAGACTGTCAAGAGGGACCAGAAGACATTCCAAACTATACTTCTATATATCCGGTTGCAAGACAACCAAATGAAGTGACACTGAGTAAAGTAATACGTTCTCTCAACTCAGAAGTGAACAGACAAGGTGTCCATCCGGCGCTTTTGGATATGTTTTGGAACTTTTTCACATCTGACAAGGAAATTCTAACAAGACATACGGTAACCTACAAACTTAACTGGGTTATTGACCGCCTAAAAAATCTGTTAGACATGGAGGGAATCCACCCAGATGCGTTTTACAAAATCTTTTTCGAGCCCGCTAAGAAAGCTCTATTGAATTTCGACAAGGAAGCCTTTGCACGGGAACAGGAAAGGAGGCTTGATTTTATTAAGTTACATGACAAACTCATATCTGAAAATGCTGCactgaggaagaggaacaGGATACTAAAGGCGGTCTACAACAGTGAAATGCGAAATCTGTACAAGATTCCAATTCCAAAATGCTACGTCAGATACGAAAGAAGACGCCTAGCAGGCTACTACAATCTTCTTGCAGAAATGCATGCAAGACAACAGAGGAGAAGAGAGTTACCAAAGGAACTTAGGAAGATAAACGTCGGATCCCAGACCAAGAAGGAGAAGAAACCTAGAGAAAAGAAGGCGTCCAGAAGAAACAAGCGATTGGGAAGGGGATGA